The Benincasa hispida cultivar B227 chromosome 9, ASM972705v1, whole genome shotgun sequence genome has a segment encoding these proteins:
- the LOC120086482 gene encoding VQ motif-containing protein 4-like has translation MEKHLIAASSPPPSTSPTTFVQADTNSFRDLVQKLTGFAGDSEKLPVTHLSKLSSSKPFPPSATDYLTGPRRSPFKLQERRHTIRKLEINLGFTGPFKNLPPSLKSPNPTRRVDSPVPSPVTPLAADSLFFRKPSMASPLSPPVTAEDKAIADGGFYLHPSPRSSQPPELLNLFPTKFTK, from the coding sequence atggAAAAACATTTAATCGCCGCCTCTTCTCCGCCGCCGTCAACTTCTCCGACCACCTTCGTCCAAGCCGACACAAATTCCTTCAGAGACCTCGTCCAGAAGCTCACCGGTTTTGCCGGTGACTCCGAAAAGCTTCCGGTCACCCACCTCTCCAAGCTTTCCTCTTCGAAGCCCTTCCCTCCCTCCGCCACCGACTACCTCACCGGTCCTCGCCGGTCTCCGTTCAAGCTCCAAGAGCGCCGTCACACAATCCGGAAGCTAGAgatcaacctcggcttcacCGGACCTTTCAAAAACTTGCCTCCGAGTCTTAAATCGCCGAATCCAACTCGCCGGGTCGACTCGCCTGTTCCGAGTCCGGTCACGCCTCTCGCCGCCGACTCGCTGTTTTTTCGAAAGCCCAGCATGGCCTCGCCGCTTTCTCCGCCAGTCACGGCGGAGGATAAGGCCATAGCTGACGGTGGATTTTATCTTCACCCGTCTCCGAGGAGTTCACAGCCGCCGGAGCTCTTGAATTTGTTCCCTACTAAATTCACCAAGTGA